The following coding sequences are from one uncultured Cohaesibacter sp. window:
- a CDS encoding response regulator transcription factor, translating into MTGRSILIVEDDLLHREFLHKVVSNPEMGFVDVLEACDGEKGLELALKFKPDAIILDLQIPKITGVDVAKSVWAKLPDLPIMFWSNYADEAYVRGVAKVAPSDTAYGYLLKSSSSDRLERAIKGIFEDRQTIIDYEVVGIQKRAKNSYDALTDTEYEVLLDIALGLTDSAISERRNISLRTVQSRLQSIYAKMGISEVPSSKGGAVFNRRNRAVVLALLARQINSKTLEALNNELAFHETE; encoded by the coding sequence ATGACAGGACGTTCCATCCTGATCGTCGAAGATGATCTGCTGCATCGCGAGTTTTTGCATAAGGTTGTCAGCAATCCTGAAATGGGGTTTGTGGATGTGCTGGAAGCATGCGACGGGGAGAAGGGGCTGGAACTGGCTCTCAAATTCAAACCCGATGCTATTATTCTGGATCTGCAGATTCCGAAAATTACGGGCGTGGATGTCGCCAAATCCGTATGGGCGAAGCTGCCCGACTTGCCGATCATGTTCTGGTCGAACTATGCCGACGAGGCCTATGTTCGGGGCGTGGCGAAGGTGGCGCCATCTGACACCGCCTATGGCTATCTTCTCAAATCCTCTTCTTCTGATCGCTTGGAGAGGGCCATCAAGGGCATTTTCGAAGACAGGCAGACCATAATCGATTACGAGGTTGTGGGCATTCAGAAGCGCGCCAAAAACAGCTACGATGCCCTGACTGATACGGAATATGAAGTGCTTCTCGATATCGCTCTGGGATTAACCGATAGCGCCATATCGGAGCGGCGCAATATTTCCTTGCGGACCGTGCAAAGTCGCCTGCAAAGCATTTATGCCAAAATGGGCATTAGCGAGGTGCCAAGCAGCAAGGGCGGCGCGGTGTTCAATCGCCGCAATCGTGCTGTCGTTCTGGCGCTTTTAGCCCGGCAGATTAACAGCAAGACGCTGGAAGCGCTCAACAATGAGCTTGCGTTTCATGAAACCGAATAA
- the tsaA gene encoding tRNA (N6-threonylcarbamoyladenosine(37)-N6)-methyltransferase TrmO, which yields MTEQLAPFTLQPIGKIWTGFKTREECPRNSRFNKKESIIEVDPAYADAFLGLSEGRYIAVLYWFDKADRSALQTTPPNAEKQYGVFATRSPHRPNPIALSAVKIVAIEGNRLTVTGLDCIDGTPLLDIKIYVPMVDAPEEATSELPWSHKS from the coding sequence ATGACGGAGCAACTCGCCCCATTCACTCTGCAACCGATCGGCAAAATATGGACCGGCTTCAAAACGCGTGAAGAATGTCCGCGCAACAGCCGCTTCAACAAAAAAGAGAGCATCATTGAAGTCGATCCGGCTTACGCTGATGCCTTTCTCGGTTTATCAGAAGGACGCTACATTGCCGTACTCTACTGGTTCGACAAGGCCGACAGGTCAGCACTGCAAACCACACCACCCAATGCCGAAAAACAATATGGCGTCTTTGCCACGCGCTCCCCTCATCGACCCAATCCAATCGCCCTTAGCGCTGTCAAGATCGTCGCAATTGAGGGAAACAGGCTCACGGTCACCGGACTTGACTGCATTGACGGCACGCCCTTGCTCGACATCAAGATTTATGTGCCGATGGTAGATGCGCCCGAAGAAGCCACATCCGAACTGCCATGGAGCCATAAATCATAA
- a CDS encoding AAA family ATPase, translated as MKLRNLTLHNVRRFTDKTVTLGPFGDGLTTITEENERGKSTFFDALHALFFHDYGSGRKEIKELQPYSGGAIKIAAEIDLDGKAYRVEKLFNLKKPGSSASITDLATGIILKQADDAERWIEDNILHSSKGPVGLLWVRQGTVGVDAAKAEADGIDARRDVMSSVRGQIDAVTGGRRMDAILQRCRSELDTISTKNGKAKAGSQWKEAEDQAERLQLEQEKLQKSVAALSQDLEMKKKIANRLRALNDPELRNRRQQAITEGEASLAHARDHDKRIKEANKDLQLLLAESQKSDRIIKDIEALRQQRQELSRAIDEKQTALEAVKTAKANALQAMEKQQEIIKEKDEQRRALGDALANARKEERIREKQKRLDTLQTLFANLQEPLDQLKKAGLVLEKPTIDAEELSHLSDLERRRDIAQEKRKFHFSSFVLSSQGAKATSNGQDLPDGKPLHIDRPLDIALPGFGSMQLLPAQGAGQGIENPASLQQEIDHVLHTLGFASISAAKAAFEANRIAKSDRQVALTQIRAIAPDGVDALKREQDQLCAELGISIEKIPALSLGGDSKNMPTSEEIEKEIRILDETLDGLRATLPQLQERVNKASDVLTEEEVLLSERRNRLNELQPSSDEDKQFQSAKLAQATLSPQIAQMQTHVAQLRQQAPDLDAAEAAYKRAVMADEQDQKEIRLQEKDLARLNGAIETQSEGAVEEKLSEVTGKLSRAQARAEQFSNHAKAIRLLITHLEAARAEAQETYFEPIRKELLPLLRQLHSGADFQIDADRLLIDTITRNGVTDKVDVLSGGAYEQIAILTRLAFARLFAKRGSHVPIILDDALVHTDDERISTMFNMLAQIAKDQQIIVLSCRTRAFSDLGGERAFIREIDNS; from the coding sequence ATGAAATTGCGCAACCTAACCCTTCACAATGTCCGCCGCTTTACCGACAAAACCGTAACACTCGGCCCTTTTGGCGACGGACTGACAACCATCACCGAAGAAAACGAGCGCGGTAAAAGCACATTCTTTGATGCTCTGCACGCCCTGTTCTTTCATGACTATGGCTCTGGCCGCAAAGAGATCAAAGAACTCCAGCCCTATTCAGGCGGAGCCATCAAGATTGCCGCAGAAATCGACCTTGATGGCAAAGCCTATCGGGTCGAGAAGCTCTTCAACCTCAAGAAGCCCGGCTCTTCTGCCTCGATTACCGATCTTGCCACCGGCATCATTCTCAAACAGGCAGATGATGCCGAGCGATGGATCGAAGACAATATTCTCCACTCAAGCAAAGGCCCGGTTGGTCTCTTATGGGTGCGGCAAGGCACCGTGGGAGTGGACGCAGCAAAGGCCGAGGCAGATGGAATCGACGCCCGCCGCGATGTCATGTCCAGTGTTCGCGGCCAGATTGATGCCGTCACCGGCGGACGTCGTATGGACGCAATCCTGCAGCGCTGCCGCAGTGAGCTTGACACCATCTCGACCAAGAACGGCAAAGCGAAAGCAGGCAGCCAGTGGAAAGAAGCCGAAGATCAGGCCGAGAGATTGCAGCTGGAGCAAGAAAAACTGCAAAAGTCCGTTGCGGCCCTCAGCCAAGACCTTGAGATGAAAAAGAAGATCGCCAACAGACTGCGCGCACTGAATGACCCGGAACTTCGCAATCGCCGCCAGCAGGCCATCACCGAAGGCGAGGCGTCTCTTGCCCATGCGCGAGACCACGACAAGCGCATAAAAGAAGCGAACAAGGACTTGCAGCTTCTGTTGGCTGAGAGCCAAAAAAGTGATCGCATCATCAAGGACATCGAGGCGCTTCGACAACAACGCCAAGAGCTATCCCGTGCAATTGACGAAAAGCAAACAGCTCTTGAAGCGGTCAAAACCGCAAAGGCAAATGCCCTGCAAGCCATGGAGAAGCAGCAGGAAATCATCAAAGAAAAGGATGAGCAAAGACGCGCGCTTGGTGACGCGCTGGCCAACGCTCGCAAAGAAGAACGCATCAGGGAAAAACAAAAGCGACTGGACACCCTCCAAACACTCTTTGCCAACTTGCAGGAACCTCTTGATCAGCTGAAAAAGGCAGGGTTGGTTCTTGAAAAACCAACCATCGACGCAGAAGAGCTTAGCCATCTGTCAGATCTTGAACGCAGGCGGGACATCGCTCAGGAAAAACGCAAGTTTCATTTCTCCAGCTTCGTTCTTTCCTCTCAGGGAGCAAAAGCCACCAGCAACGGCCAGGACTTGCCCGATGGAAAACCATTGCACATAGACCGCCCATTGGATATTGCCCTGCCGGGATTCGGCTCCATGCAGTTGCTCCCCGCCCAAGGAGCAGGTCAGGGCATCGAGAATCCAGCCAGCTTGCAGCAAGAAATAGATCACGTCCTGCACACACTCGGTTTTGCAAGCATCAGCGCCGCAAAAGCCGCCTTCGAAGCAAACAGAATTGCAAAGAGCGACAGGCAAGTGGCCCTCACCCAAATCCGCGCCATCGCTCCGGATGGAGTGGACGCTCTTAAGCGTGAACAGGACCAACTTTGCGCAGAACTGGGAATCTCGATTGAAAAAATCCCGGCGCTTTCATTGGGCGGCGACTCGAAAAACATGCCCACGTCTGAAGAGATCGAGAAAGAAATCCGTATTCTTGATGAGACCCTTGATGGCTTGCGCGCCACCCTGCCCCAGTTGCAAGAGAGAGTGAACAAGGCCTCTGATGTTCTGACAGAAGAAGAGGTTTTGCTCTCAGAACGCCGCAACAGGCTCAACGAGCTTCAGCCATCATCTGATGAAGACAAGCAATTCCAATCAGCAAAATTGGCCCAAGCAACGCTTTCTCCGCAGATAGCGCAAATGCAAACGCATGTCGCACAATTGCGCCAACAGGCCCCGGATCTGGATGCGGCCGAGGCCGCTTACAAAAGAGCGGTCATGGCCGATGAACAGGATCAAAAGGAAATCCGACTGCAAGAAAAAGATCTGGCGCGCCTAAACGGAGCCATCGAAACCCAATCCGAAGGAGCTGTCGAGGAAAAGCTCTCCGAAGTGACCGGAAAACTGAGCCGCGCTCAAGCACGCGCCGAGCAATTCTCCAATCATGCAAAAGCGATCCGCTTGTTGATCACCCATCTGGAAGCCGCAAGAGCAGAGGCGCAGGAAACCTATTTCGAACCGATCCGCAAAGAACTGCTGCCCTTGCTGCGCCAGCTTCATTCCGGAGCAGATTTCCAGATAGACGCAGACCGCCTGTTGATCGACACAATCACCCGTAACGGCGTCACCGACAAGGTGGACGTCCTTTCCGGGGGCGCCTATGAGCAGATCGCTATTCTCACCCGTCTCGCCTTTGCCAGATTGTTCGCCAAGCGCGGCAGCCATGTGCCCATCATTCTCGATGACGCATTGGTGCATACCGATGACGAGCGCATCTCGACCATGTTCAACATGCTCGCCCAGATCGCCAAGGATCAACAGATCATTGTCTTAAGTTGCCGCACCCGCGCCTTCTCGGACCTTGGCGGCGAAAGGGCATTCATTCGCGAGATCGACAATTCCTAG
- a CDS encoding DNA repair exonuclease produces MRFIHCADIHLGKPFGSFDEDTRAALKIARLDALRAIAECAVERGAEMVLIAGDTFDAEAPPSKLVRRALDIMADFSALTWVWMPGNHDSLAAVDLWERIEKDKPDNVILATKPEPIEWGENAVILPAPPTVRSPGFDLTEWMSHAETGDRIRVGLAHGGITDFGSEEGGLATIPPDRADLAALDYLALGDWHGQMSIGPKTWYAGSPEQDSFKGREDAGILLVEIEARGSAPHIERVPLGRYKWLQQEIAFFAGNDPVESLKMALPDTDRSFALVKLVGSGRLTLSEMARLKEACHAISDTFHFFEADLTRIGIEQNGDDLDLIAESGALRVAAESLLAETSTEGRTEEDARIAQQALSHLFQLAQEIAQ; encoded by the coding sequence ATGCGCTTCATTCACTGCGCCGATATTCATCTTGGCAAGCCTTTCGGATCTTTTGACGAAGACACACGCGCGGCGCTGAAAATAGCGCGGCTCGATGCCTTGCGTGCGATCGCTGAATGCGCAGTCGAGCGGGGTGCCGAGATGGTTCTGATCGCCGGAGACACCTTCGATGCAGAAGCCCCTCCCTCAAAGCTGGTTAGGCGAGCGCTTGATATTATGGCTGATTTCTCAGCCCTTACGTGGGTGTGGATGCCCGGCAACCATGATTCTCTCGCCGCTGTCGATCTCTGGGAACGGATCGAAAAAGACAAACCCGACAATGTAATCCTCGCCACCAAACCCGAACCGATCGAATGGGGAGAGAATGCTGTCATTCTTCCCGCTCCACCGACGGTCAGAAGCCCCGGCTTCGATTTGACTGAATGGATGAGCCATGCAGAAACCGGCGACCGTATCAGGGTCGGGCTCGCCCATGGTGGAATAACCGACTTCGGCTCGGAAGAAGGAGGCCTTGCAACCATCCCACCAGACAGGGCAGATCTGGCAGCTCTTGACTATCTCGCTCTTGGCGACTGGCATGGCCAAATGTCCATCGGGCCGAAAACATGGTATGCAGGCTCGCCTGAACAGGACAGCTTCAAAGGACGGGAAGACGCCGGTATTCTGTTGGTCGAGATCGAGGCAAGGGGCTCTGCCCCCCACATTGAGCGGGTGCCACTTGGTCGCTATAAATGGCTCCAGCAGGAAATTGCTTTCTTTGCAGGGAACGATCCGGTCGAAAGCCTGAAGATGGCCCTGCCAGATACAGATCGTTCCTTTGCACTGGTCAAACTCGTCGGATCTGGCCGCCTGACACTGAGCGAAATGGCGCGCCTTAAAGAGGCCTGCCACGCCATATCAGACACCTTTCATTTCTTTGAGGCAGATCTGACGCGGATCGGCATCGAACAGAATGGCGATGATCTTGACCTTATCGCAGAAAGCGGCGCTCTACGGGTCGCGGCCGAAAGCTTGTTGGCGGAAACATCTACCGAGGGACGTACCGAAGAAGACGCCCGTATCGCGCAGCAGGCGCTATCACACCTGTTCCAACTGGCTCAGGAGATCGCCCAATGA
- a CDS encoding MBL fold metallo-hydrolase — MKITILCENQISHRASRTCLAEWGFSAFIEAGDIRILFDTGHSGIYKTNAEKLGVDLQKTDFVVLSHYHWDHVDGLQHHDFTDKKRLLCHPDLLGKLPEQQAGQFRADFEIVQSRQPYEMAKDVIYLGEIPRTTGFETGAYKSDPMLEDSAIAVKTAKGVVVISGCSHAGICNICEYAKKVTGLPLYAELGGFHLFEHDVETTAGTIAYFKSEKPEHLCPLHCVDFPTLSKLHSTLGIKKLSTGDEIQFAD, encoded by the coding sequence ATGAAAATTACGATCCTGTGCGAAAACCAGATCAGCCATCGGGCGTCGCGTACCTGTCTTGCTGAATGGGGCTTTTCGGCATTCATCGAGGCGGGCGATATCCGCATCCTTTTCGATACCGGGCATTCCGGCATCTATAAAACCAACGCAGAGAAGCTCGGGGTCGATCTACAAAAGACGGATTTCGTGGTGCTTTCTCATTATCATTGGGATCATGTTGATGGGCTCCAGCATCATGATTTTACCGATAAGAAGCGTTTGCTGTGTCATCCCGATCTGCTGGGAAAACTGCCTGAGCAGCAGGCCGGACAGTTCCGGGCCGACTTTGAAATTGTCCAGTCCCGGCAGCCATATGAGATGGCCAAAGACGTCATCTATCTGGGAGAGATACCGCGTACGACGGGCTTTGAAACGGGGGCTTACAAATCTGATCCAATGCTCGAAGACTCCGCAATAGCTGTCAAAACCGCAAAAGGAGTGGTCGTTATTTCCGGCTGCTCACATGCGGGCATTTGCAATATTTGCGAATATGCGAAAAAGGTCACGGGGTTGCCTCTATATGCTGAGCTGGGCGGGTTTCATCTATTCGAGCATGATGTAGAGACGACCGCAGGCACCATCGCCTATTTCAAATCTGAAAAGCCGGAGCATCTGTGTCCTTTGCACTGCGTTGATTTCCCAACATTGTCAAAGCTTCATTCGACGCTGGGTATCAAGAAGCTTTCAACTGGCGACGAAATCCAATTCGCCGATTGA
- a CDS encoding fumarylacetoacetate hydrolase family protein, with protein MSNSDSLTQYAIPMPPIPALPIKESEMLFPVRRVYCVGRNYAAHAIEMGHDPDRETPFFFQKNPDNLLFGKDFPYPPLSEDVHFEVELIVALKAGGRNIAISEANDLIFGYGVGVDFTRRDLQAEAKKKGRPWTAAKAFEHSAPVSAIVEASGVPSLEKRKIWLKKNGQTQQESDLDHLIWKVPEVITELSKQFELAAGDIIFTGTPAGVGPVQIGDQLDCCVEGIADLSFKVSDPL; from the coding sequence ATGAGCAACAGTGATTCTCTGACCCAATACGCGATTCCAATGCCTCCAATACCGGCTCTTCCGATCAAAGAATCCGAGATGCTCTTTCCCGTTCGGCGGGTTTATTGCGTGGGTCGGAATTATGCGGCGCACGCCATTGAAATGGGGCATGACCCTGACAGGGAAACGCCGTTTTTCTTCCAGAAAAATCCCGACAATCTGCTTTTTGGAAAAGATTTTCCCTATCCCCCTCTCAGTGAAGACGTCCATTTCGAGGTGGAACTGATCGTCGCCCTGAAAGCAGGAGGGCGCAACATAGCCATCTCTGAAGCCAATGATCTCATTTTTGGCTATGGCGTCGGCGTCGATTTCACCCGCCGCGACCTGCAAGCAGAGGCCAAGAAAAAAGGCCGTCCATGGACAGCAGCCAAAGCCTTCGAGCATTCCGCTCCCGTTTCCGCGATTGTTGAAGCCTCAGGCGTCCCTTCTTTGGAGAAGAGAAAAATCTGGCTCAAGAAAAACGGCCAGACCCAGCAGGAAAGCGACCTGGACCACTTGATCTGGAAAGTGCCTGAAGTCATCACCGAGCTCTCCAAGCAATTCGAACTCGCCGCAGGCGATATCATTTTCACCGGCACCCCCGCCGGAGTGGGTCCGGTACAAATCGGGGATCAGCTTGACTGCTGCGTAGAAGGCATCGCGGACTTGAGCTTCAAGGTCTCAGACCCGCTCTGA
- the betI gene encoding transcriptional regulator BetI, which yields MVRKTEHERRADLTAAAIKEIAATGSLDVTTSQIAKRAGVSSGLAFHYFKDKDSLFLAAMREILRSYGREVKNQQARAKTPQDRLNAIALASFERDNFHRETIAAWLNFYTMAFRKNEARRLLSVYQKRLLSNLIYDLRPLVGEKAPDIAQRIAGLIDGLYLRYALDDNDDSWHEGAQHVMRAVTAECAKARQ from the coding sequence TTGGTTAGAAAAACAGAACACGAAAGACGCGCCGACCTGACTGCTGCAGCGATCAAGGAGATTGCCGCAACGGGTTCGCTCGATGTTACTACAAGTCAGATAGCCAAAAGAGCTGGCGTCTCGTCGGGACTCGCTTTTCATTATTTCAAAGATAAAGATAGCCTATTTTTAGCGGCCATGCGCGAAATTTTGCGCAGTTATGGCAGGGAAGTGAAAAACCAGCAAGCCCGTGCGAAAACACCGCAAGATCGCCTCAACGCGATTGCCCTTGCCAGCTTTGAGCGAGATAATTTTCACAGGGAAACCATCGCAGCTTGGCTTAATTTCTACACAATGGCCTTCAGGAAAAACGAAGCCCGGCGGTTGCTTTCGGTTTATCAGAAGCGACTGCTAAGCAATCTTATCTATGATTTGCGCCCGCTCGTAGGAGAAAAAGCTCCGGATATCGCTCAGCGAATCGCCGGCCTGATCGATGGACTTTATCTGCGATATGCCCTTGATGACAATGATGACAGCTGGCACGAGGGCGCTCAACATGTCATGAGGGCCGTCACGGCAGAATGCGCCAAGGCACGGCAATAA
- the choX gene encoding choline ABC transporter substrate-binding protein produces MKLAVAASIIALSSSAAFADCSSVTFSDVGWTDITATTAAASTVLDALGYETETRVLSLPVTYISLAEGEVDVFLGNWMPTMEADIKPYREKGLIDTVRANLEGAKYTLATNAAGAKLGIATFDDIAKHADELKSVIYAIEPGNDGNRLIMDMIEKNAFGLKDFSVRESSEQGMLSQVKRLSKRDKPIVFLGWEPHPMNSNFNLTYLSGGDDFFGPDYGGAKVYTTVRAGYGKACPNVGKFLSNMVFSLQMENEIMGKILDDGERAETAASEWLKANPAILDSWLEGVTTKGGEAGLPAVKSALGL; encoded by the coding sequence ATGAAACTGGCTGTTGCCGCATCCATTATCGCCTTGTCATCATCTGCCGCTTTTGCTGATTGTTCCTCCGTCACATTTTCGGATGTGGGCTGGACGGATATTACTGCAACCACGGCAGCCGCATCGACTGTGTTGGATGCGTTGGGGTATGAGACCGAAACACGGGTCTTGTCTCTGCCTGTTACCTATATTTCGCTTGCTGAAGGCGAGGTCGATGTTTTTCTGGGCAACTGGATGCCGACCATGGAAGCCGACATAAAACCCTATCGTGAAAAGGGTTTGATCGATACGGTCAGAGCCAATCTTGAAGGGGCGAAATATACCTTGGCCACCAATGCCGCAGGGGCGAAACTGGGTATTGCGACATTCGATGATATCGCCAAACATGCCGATGAATTGAAAAGTGTTATTTACGCTATCGAGCCGGGCAATGATGGCAACCGTCTGATCATGGATATGATCGAGAAGAATGCTTTCGGGCTTAAGGACTTCTCTGTTCGGGAAAGTTCAGAGCAGGGCATGCTCAGCCAGGTCAAGCGTCTTTCCAAACGGGACAAACCGATTGTCTTTCTGGGATGGGAGCCTCACCCGATGAACAGCAATTTCAATCTCACCTATTTGAGTGGTGGTGACGACTTTTTCGGTCCTGATTATGGCGGAGCAAAGGTTTATACGACCGTTCGGGCTGGCTATGGCAAGGCGTGCCCAAATGTCGGTAAATTTCTTAGCAATATGGTGTTTTCCCTTCAGATGGAAAACGAGATCATGGGCAAGATTCTGGATGACGGAGAAAGAGCAGAGACCGCGGCTTCAGAGTGGTTGAAGGCGAATCCGGCCATTCTGGACAGCTGGCTGGAAGGTGTTACCACAAAGGGTGGCGAAGCTGGGCTTCCTGCCGTGAAATCGGCTCTGGGTCTGTAA
- the choW gene encoding choline ABC transporter permease subunit, with translation MDWLYEYKIPVGDLASMLFEWLRTHAEGALDVLSLILEDTIDGILWLLHTPHPLVVIAVFVAMTWFLQRSWKTCLLVGLGFLFILNQGYWKETTQSLTLVLSSCAACMVIGVPIGIAVAHRPRLYAVLRPILDLMQTLPTFVYLIPAIVFFGIGMVPGLIATVIFVLPAPIRLTRLGIASTPAHLIEAVRAFGGSSRDVLFKAELPYAMPQIMAGLNQTIMLALSMVVIAALVGADGLGVPVVRALNQVNTSLGFESGFVIVVVAIMLDRILNRKKQR, from the coding sequence GTGGATTGGCTCTATGAGTACAAGATTCCCGTGGGGGATCTTGCGAGCATGTTGTTTGAATGGCTTCGCACCCATGCTGAGGGTGCTCTGGATGTTCTCAGCCTGATTCTGGAAGATACGATTGATGGCATTCTCTGGTTGTTGCACACGCCGCATCCGCTCGTCGTGATCGCGGTTTTTGTGGCGATGACGTGGTTTTTGCAGCGCAGCTGGAAAACCTGTTTGCTGGTAGGGTTGGGATTTCTTTTCATTCTCAATCAGGGATATTGGAAGGAGACAACGCAAAGTCTGACGCTCGTTCTGTCTTCCTGTGCAGCCTGCATGGTGATCGGTGTGCCGATTGGAATAGCGGTGGCGCACCGGCCCAGGCTCTATGCGGTGTTGCGGCCGATCCTTGATCTGATGCAGACCCTGCCGACATTTGTCTATCTCATTCCGGCGATCGTGTTTTTCGGTATCGGCATGGTGCCCGGCCTGATCGCAACGGTCATCTTTGTTCTGCCTGCGCCCATTCGCCTTACCCGGTTGGGCATTGCATCAACGCCAGCGCATCTGATAGAGGCCGTTCGCGCATTCGGAGGCTCCAGCAGGGATGTGCTTTTCAAAGCGGAGCTGCCCTATGCCATGCCGCAGATCATGGCGGGCCTTAATCAGACTATCATGCTGGCGCTTTCCATGGTGGTGATTGCTGCGCTGGTTGGTGCCGATGGTCTCGGTGTGCCGGTGGTGCGAGCACTCAATCAAGTCAATACAAGTCTCGGTTTCGAAAGTGGTTTCGTTATTGTTGTCGTCGCTATTATGCTCGACCGAATTTTGAATAGAAAGAAACAGCGGTGA
- the choV gene encoding choline ABC transporter ATP-binding protein, with the protein MTIAIKFENVSIIFGDKPHKALSLLDKGLDRATIQEKTDQVVGVHNCSFDVKEGEIFVLMGLSGSGKSTLLRAVNGLNPVLRGAVQVNMGDRLIDVTEASKPELRYIRSQRVAMVFQQFALLPWRTVVENVGLGLELSGIPKKQRREKALEQLAMVGLQDWADNQVCELSGGMQQRVGLARAFATDAPILLMDEPFSALDPLIRTKLQDELLDLQHKLKRTILFVSHDLDEAFKLGNRIAIMEGGHISQIGTPQTIFSKPADDYVADFVANMNPLGVLRVSDAMERPASSSYEQSVAEEALLADVLAALARNDNPLGVLRGDELVGELSAKRVLKFLSGHFAEESES; encoded by the coding sequence GTGACGATTGCCATCAAGTTCGAAAATGTTTCCATCATCTTCGGTGACAAGCCCCATAAGGCTCTGTCTTTATTGGACAAGGGGCTGGATCGGGCCACAATTCAGGAAAAAACCGATCAGGTTGTTGGGGTTCATAACTGCTCCTTTGATGTGAAAGAAGGTGAGATCTTTGTTCTCATGGGGCTTTCCGGATCAGGCAAGTCTACATTGTTGCGGGCTGTGAACGGGCTCAACCCGGTGCTTCGCGGCGCTGTGCAGGTGAATATGGGAGATCGGCTGATCGATGTTACCGAGGCCAGCAAGCCAGAGCTGCGTTATATCCGTAGCCAGAGGGTGGCGATGGTGTTCCAGCAGTTCGCCTTGTTGCCATGGCGCACAGTTGTCGAGAATGTGGGACTTGGGCTGGAGCTTTCCGGAATTCCCAAAAAGCAACGGCGGGAAAAGGCGCTTGAACAGCTCGCCATGGTCGGGCTGCAAGACTGGGCGGATAATCAGGTGTGTGAGTTGTCGGGTGGCATGCAGCAGAGGGTCGGGCTGGCGCGTGCCTTTGCAACCGATGCGCCCATTCTGCTCATGGACGAGCCATTTTCCGCGCTTGATCCGCTTATTCGCACCAAGCTTCAGGATGAGCTGCTTGATCTTCAGCACAAGCTTAAGCGAACGATCCTGTTCGTCAGTCACGATCTGGACGAGGCCTTCAAATTGGGCAACCGCATTGCCATCATGGAGGGCGGGCACATCAGTCAGATTGGAACGCCACAAACTATTTTCTCCAAGCCGGCAGATGATTATGTGGCTGACTTTGTAGCCAATATGAACCCACTTGGCGTACTGCGTGTGAGCGATGCGATGGAGAGGCCCGCATCATCAAGTTACGAGCAATCCGTTGCCGAAGAGGCGCTTCTTGCCGATGTGCTTGCTGCATTGGCCCGAAATGACAATCCTCTGGGAGTTCTGAGGGGCGATGAACTGGTGGGGGAACTGTCCGCCAAAAGAGTTCTGAAGTTTCTTTCTGGTCACTTTGCAGAAGAGAGCGAATCCTAG